The Betta splendens chromosome 7, fBetSpl5.4, whole genome shotgun sequence genome includes a window with the following:
- the kcng1 gene encoding potassium voltage-gated channel subfamily G member 1: protein MTLLTGEGSDYDYSALSCASDGFNTPPGQEQEARKGAFYKRAQRAPDLSAVSGNALAHARKLHAIINVGGLRYQLPWTTLEDFPLSRLGQLHLCSSFDEIMGICDDYDVAHNEFFFDRSPCAFRTILTFLRAGKLRSVREMCALSFREELLYWGVPEESLEWCCRRRLLQRVEEFEAMERAEEEELLEDAGNGRGERTAESRVTWCMSKLRDMVERPQSGLPGKIFACLSVLFVTITAVNLSISTMPAMREEEEEGTCSRMCYNIFIVETVCVAWFSLEFTLRFIQARSKLTFLRQPLNLIDVVAILPYYITLLVDSTSKGEKRLGSGSTYLDKVGLVLRILRALRILYVMRLARHSLGLQTLGLTARRCTREFGLLLLFLCVAITLYSPLLYLIENEMVTTQEFSSIPATYWWAVITMTTVGYGDMVPRSIPGQVVALSSILSGILLMAFPVTSIFHTFSRSYVELKQEQQRLLQRRTHFLFRSRIGLGSNLSLESDILFPIGSSDTRDIDD from the exons ATGACCCTCTTGACAGGCGAGGGCTCTGACTACGACTACAGTGCCTTGAGCTGCGCCTCCGATGGTTTCAACACTCCTCCTGGACAAGAGCAGGAGGCCCGGAAAGGAGCCTTCTACAAGAGGGCTCAGCGCGCCCCCGACCTCAGCGCCGTTAGCGGCAACGCGCTCGCCCATGCCCGTAAGCTCCATGCCATCATCAACGTGGGGGGCCTGCGCTACCAGCTTCCCTGGACCACGTTAGAGGACTTCCCCCTGTCTCGCCTGGGCCAGCtgcacctctgcagcagcttcgaTGAGATCATGGGCATCTGCGATGACTACGACGTCGCGCACAACGAGTTCTTCTTTGACCGGAGCCCGTGTGCCTTCCGCACCATCCTCACCTTCCTGCGGGCAGGCAAGCTGCGCTCCGTCAGGGAAATGTGCGCCCTCTCCttcagggaggagctgctctACTGGGGGGTCCCGGAGGAGAGCCTGGAGTggtgctgccgccgccgcctgctgcagcgcgtgGAGGAGTTTGAGGCGATGGagcgagcggaggaggaggagctcctgGAGGATGCGGGCAACGGTCGCGGCGAGCGCACCGCGGAGTCCAGGGTCACCTGGTGCATGAGCAAGTTGAGAGACATGGTGGAAAGGCCTCAGTCCGGCCTCCCGGGGAAGATTTTTGCCTGCTTGTCAGTGCTGTTCGTCACCATCACCGCTGTCAACCTGTCCATCAGCACCATGCCGGccatgagggaggaggaggaggag GGCACCTGCTCCCGCATGTGCTACAACATCTTCATCGTGGAGACGGTGTGCGTGGCCTGGTTCTCCTTGGAATTCACGCTGCGCTTCATTCAGGCCCGCAGCAAGCTGACCTTCCTCCGCCAGCCGCTGAACCTCATCGACGTGGTGGCCATCCTGCCGTACTACATCACCCTCTTGGTGGACAGCACCTCCAAAGGGGAGAAGCGCCTGGGCTCTGGCAGCACTTACTTAGACAAAGTGGGCCTGGTGCTGCGTATCCTCAGGGCCCTGCGCATCCTCTATGTGATGCGGCTGGCCCGCCACTCGCTGGGCCTGCAGACTCTGGGCCTGACCGCACGCCGCTGCACGCGGGAGTTTggactgctcctcctcttcctgtgcgTCGCCATCACCCTCTACTCCCCTCTGCTGTACCTGATTGAGAACGAAATGGTCACCACGCAGGAGTTCAGCAGCATCCCCGCCACCTATTGGTGGGCCGTCATCACCATGACAACGGTGGGCTACGGGGACATGGTCCCGAGGAGCATCCCGGGCCAGGTGGTGGCTCTGAGCAGCATCCTCAGTGGCATTCTCCTCATGGCCTTTCCAGTCACCTCCATCTTCCACACGTTCTCGCGGTCCTACGTGGAactgaagcaggagcagcagcggctgttGCAGCGGCGAACGCACTTCCTGTTCCGGAGCCGCATTGGACTGGGAAGCAACCTCTCCTTGGAGAGTGACATACTCTTCCCCATAGGATCATCTGATACTAGAGACATAGATGACTGA